A region of the Thermoanaerobaculia bacterium genome:
TCGTGACGGCAGTCGGGGACTTGAGCTCCCCCCAGGTTCCTCCGAAGGCATCCCACATCCTGAGCTTGTACCCGGACGCGAACTCCATCGTCGATCCCGCTTCGTCCTTCGCGACAAAGACCACGTCTTCCAGGTCTTTGGTGGAGGATTTCGGGGCCTTCAGGTTGACCTCCAGGACCGGGGCCCGAAGCTCCTTCAGCTCCTTGTGGGCCCAGAGCGTGTAGGGATCTTTATCGGTGATCATGACCGAGTCATAGTAGGCTGTGTCCAGGAAGAGATCGTCCTGGTGTTTCCCGATAAACGACGCGTAATCTACCCCGAATCGATCAGCCCTGGACGAGGTCACCCGGTACAGGGAGGCGAGTCTCCCTCCCCGGAAGGCGGAATAGTCCTCCATGAGCTTTTGAAGAAAATCGTCAGGGTTGGATGGGTAATAGACGTTTCGCAGATATTCAAGAAAGTACGAGGCGCAATAGCCATGGTTCTGCCTTTCGTTCAGAGAACCGGAGGTGAAGTCTAGCTCCCTTCGAAAGGGGCCGTAGTCCCGGACCGTTCCATGGTAGGACTTCACGGCATATTCCGGTTTGGCCAGGTAGGCCTTGCCGGCCTCGGCTTCCAGTACGACGGCCGTGGCCTCGAAGAACCATGTGTCGTACCCCATGATCTCCGGGATCCAGAAGTAGCGGGTCTGGATGATGTGAAAGAGCTCATGGACGACGGTCATGTTCATGTTGTCCCAGCATCCCTGGACTTCACTGGTCCATGCGGCGGTTCCCGGTTCGTCGGAAGGTATCTTTTTCTGATTCAGAAGAATATAGGGCCGCTTCAGCCATAGATCCTCGGTGTACCCGAATCCTGACATCGTTTTGTCGGGGATGAAGATTTCGATCGTGTACGTTGGCCAGCGGAAGTTTCTCCCCTTCAGATACTCCCTCGCATGCTTCAGGGCTAGTCCCGTAAGGTGGACCTTCAGGGGAATTACGTTTTCCCTCACCCAGGCGTGGTCGCGCCAGCGTTTCTCCAGGCTGATATATTCGGGATCCTGGCGAAGCTCGGCCTCGGCGTTAATGTTGACCGTCGTGTTGGCCGGATCGCTGATGGAAATATAGGGGTACTCCGCCGGATTGAATTTCACCTGTGTGAGACCCAGGGCCCTCCGTTTCGCGTTCATTTGATCGATGGTGTCTTTGACGACCCCCGGCTTTCGTACGGGAAAGGTCTTCGTTCCCAGGTGAATCAGGAACTGGGAAGCATCGGGCAGGAGGAAGGAGATAAAGGGTCCCCCGGGAACGTTGCTCAGGTCCTTGTACCCGAAGTAGGCCAGACCGGCGGGAATCACGATGGCGCCCACCAGGATAATTACGCTGTTCCGCTCGATCTTCGCGGTGACTGTGGACCCCTTCTGCTCCGATTGAAGGAGAGAAACCGAGCCGTCATCTTCGATCTGGATAAGACGGGTCGTGTCCCAGAGGGATCGGGGGATGTCGAGGTCCTTAAGGTCAAAGTCGAGGATTACCTCGCCGGGATACCGGTCCCACTCCTCCATTCCTGAATCGAGGCTCACCCCCGCCAGGGAAAGGCCGCCGGAGAGGCCAGCCGTTCGAAAGGTCTGATCGGCCGTCTCCCGGGTGAGGGAACGGGCGGTGAAGTCCCGCGGCTTGTCCAGGGCGTTTTTGGGAGCCCGGATCCTAATCCCTTTCGACGGGGAGATGTCCAGCGCCTTACTGCCCGAATCCGGCGGCGGACTCGGATTGAGTCGGCCCGAAGGACCATGGGAGATCAGGGAGCGGACCATCGAGGGGAGGAGGCTCCACTCCCCCGACGGGGCCACGAGGATCAACGGGAGGACCACGAGGAGAAGAAAGAGGAGAATGCCTGCTCCGATGAACACCTTTTTCCGGATAGGTCGCCGGGTCCGTTTCCGGGCCGGTCCCTCGATCGTGAAGGTGTAGGGACCGACGGCGAGGGTGTCCCCCGCCTCCAGCCATCCTTCCCGGACGGCCCGGCCGTTGTGGATGACATCTCCCATCCCCGCCGAGTCCCGAAACCAGAGACCTTCGGGCGTCATGCCGATCTCCGCGTGGCTGGATCGGAGACCGCCAAAGGCGGGCAGGTTTCCGGAGGCAGGATTCGACCCGATTACCATGTGGGGCCCATCCAGGGGCCATCTCTCCCCGGTATCCGTTCTGTGGAGATAAAAGGTGGCGGTGGGGACGGGCGGTTCGGGGGGAAGGGAGCTTTGCAGGCTGAAGGTCAGGAGGTTCCGGCCCACCTGGAGGGTATCGCCCTCGGCAAGCCAGGCTCGGTCAATATCGGACCCGTTGAGGCGGATGACGCCGCCGGTGGCCTCAATCCACCAGCCGTTAGGATCGGTATGGATCGTAGCGTGAAGGGGAGCGCAGTAGGGGTCGTGCAGGGTCAGCCCGTCGGAACCGGGATTCCTCCCGATGGGAAGGTCACTGCCTTCCCACGATAATAAAATTTTACCCCGGGCGTCCCTGAGATGCGGCATCCGGTTATTGTACCGTCCGTGTCATCAGCTTCGGCTGATCCGGGAGATGGCATAGTGCAGTCCGCCAAACTCCCGCAGGAGGGTGATGAATCGGTTGGGAACCGGGGCGATCAGGACGGTTCCCGTGCCCCGGAACGTGTTGACGAATCCCTCTCCCGACGTCCAGGAGCTGAAGAGCTTTCCCGTGGCCTTCTCGACCGTGAACTCCAGGCCCGGTGTCCGGGCGACGGCGAAGGCCCCGTCCACCTTCAGGACATCGTTTTTCATCTCGAGCTTCTCCAGGGGGCCCTGGGAGTGGATCAGGACCTTGCCGTGGCCGACGACACGGGTCTGGAAAAACCCCTCGCCCCCGAAGAGGCCCGCGACGGCGCGGTTGACATGGGCTTCAACGGCTACGCCGGCGTCTCCGGCCAGGAAGGCTCCCTTGTCCAGGATCCACTCGTCGCCTTTCAGATCCAGGATCGTGCATTCCCCGAAGGTGGGTTCGAGGAAGATGTCCCCGGTCCCCGTGTAGGTCGGCCGGACGGCGTGCTCCTTCGTGAGCTTGGCCTTGATGAACTTTCCCACGGAAGGAAGCTGGGCCTCGATCGTGATGTCTCCGGTCATGTAATGGAGGGCACCCGATTCGAGAATCACCTGGGCCTGGTGGATCGTGATCTTCGGCATCTGGTAGAAGTCCTTTTTCAGGACTTCGAAGCGGGTGGAACCCCCCGCAGACGGAGCGGGAACGCGGGGCGGTCCGGCCGATCGGAAGAGAGCGGGCCTGCGGGTGGAGAGAGGTTCCCACCCGGCCATACCCTCCTCCCAGCAGAGGGTCGCCGATGAAAGGCGGCCTTCCCGGATCATTGCGGCGATGGCCTCGTCGGTCAGCGGACCGACTTGGTTGTTCTGTTCCATGACATAGAGTGCGGTCATACCATGTTCCTCCGAAGTGAATACCGTAAATCTTCCGAATTATCTCAGGGCTGGAGGTGGCGCATCTCCGCGAAGAAGACACGGCCCCAGCCGAAATCAT
Encoded here:
- a CDS encoding FHA domain-containing protein, with translation MPHLRDARGKILLSWEGSDLPIGRNPGSDGLTLHDPYCAPLHATIHTDPNGWWIEATGGVIRLNGSDIDRAWLAEGDTLQVGRNLLTFSLQSSLPPEPPVPTATFYLHRTDTGERWPLDGPHMVIGSNPASGNLPAFGGLRSSHAEIGMTPEGLWFRDSAGMGDVIHNGRAVREGWLEAGDTLAVGPYTFTIEGPARKRTRRPIRKKVFIGAGILLFLLLVVLPLILVAPSGEWSLLPSMVRSLISHGPSGRLNPSPPPDSGSKALDISPSKGIRIRAPKNALDKPRDFTARSLTRETADQTFRTAGLSGGLSLAGVSLDSGMEEWDRYPGEVILDFDLKDLDIPRSLWDTTRLIQIEDDGSVSLLQSEQKGSTVTAKIERNSVIILVGAIVIPAGLAYFGYKDLSNVPGGPFISFLLPDASQFLIHLGTKTFPVRKPGVVKDTIDQMNAKRRALGLTQVKFNPAEYPYISISDPANTTVNINAEAELRQDPEYISLEKRWRDHAWVRENVIPLKVHLTGLALKHAREYLKGRNFRWPTYTIEIFIPDKTMSGFGYTEDLWLKRPYILLNQKKIPSDEPGTAAWTSEVQGCWDNMNMTVVHELFHIIQTRYFWIPEIMGYDTWFFEATAVVLEAEAGKAYLAKPEYAVKSYHGTVRDYGPFRRELDFTSGSLNERQNHGYCASYFLEYLRNVYYPSNPDDFLQKLMEDYSAFRGGRLASLYRVTSSRADRFGVDYASFIGKHQDDLFLDTAYYDSVMITDKDPYTLWAHKELKELRAPVLEVNLKAPKSSTKDLEDVVFVAKDEAGSTMEFASGYKLRMWDAFGGTWGELKSPTAVTIPKNWESKLKGTVASRSTSFSGCQEIMKDETIAGADFASRCRTGGIPFRLIRLEPYLFSVFSSWNRSSGKGVHCFALFKPKAAPRFTPDWKENKLDVRIPPSVIAEKKLLEGYILTLERWESIQKIKEGKLVNELTAVAPKIQVFMKMDEHDVDLTPVLEPEKQAIPMIPAEILGPISPDELIDMIEISRTYFKPAGELRITYREVVSKDDKIFGPESEPFKLPVEIPEPEVDLVGHWKGKVWIARIDIDLTITGTKGKDIEGTWDFQGTKGPFLGTWKAKERGWEMLLMVEDEKEGKMPVLMSPYLRPLPGNKLWLAAPPAVFRQPGASANKAAEEKKKGWVEEWFPWFGGKKKEGKS
- a CDS encoding AIM24 family protein, with the translated sequence MTALYVMEQNNQVGPLTDEAIAAMIREGRLSSATLCWEEGMAGWEPLSTRRPALFRSAGPPRVPAPSAGGSTRFEVLKKDFYQMPKITIHQAQVILESGALHYMTGDITIEAQLPSVGKFIKAKLTKEHAVRPTYTGTGDIFLEPTFGECTILDLKGDEWILDKGAFLAGDAGVAVEAHVNRAVAGLFGGEGFFQTRVVGHGKVLIHSQGPLEKLEMKNDVLKVDGAFAVARTPGLEFTVEKATGKLFSSWTSGEGFVNTFRGTGTVLIAPVPNRFITLLREFGGLHYAISRISRS